One genomic region from Candidatus Eremiobacterota bacterium encodes:
- a CDS encoding glycosyltransferase, whose protein sequence is MKLSILLAVFAEEEVVAELVKQLADLLGEEIFEIIILISPKSPQKTKDICSRLENEYPFLKVHVQREYPGNGLAFREGFSMAEGDYILMMDGDGEMDPHTVPELVRKIEETGADMVVASRWAPGGGAEGYDPLKYFLNRGFQVIFGVLFRTKIHDLTLGFKLMKKEVAKGIIWEAPFQDIGEETTVKPLRAGFRVEEVPTVWKKRGAGSSTNNFTRNFRYVKLALEVLGTKPEKLLKKGDIS, encoded by the coding sequence ATGAAACTATCGATCTTACTGGCCGTTTTCGCTGAAGAAGAGGTCGTTGCCGAGCTGGTGAAACAGCTTGCAGATCTCCTCGGAGAGGAGATATTCGAGATAATCATATTGATTTCCCCAAAGTCGCCGCAGAAGACCAAAGACATCTGCAGCAGGCTTGAGAACGAGTATCCCTTCCTGAAGGTGCATGTTCAGAGAGAGTACCCGGGAAACGGCCTCGCCTTCCGCGAAGGGTTCAGCATGGCGGAAGGTGATTATATCCTCATGATGGACGGCGACGGCGAGATGGATCCCCATACTGTGCCGGAGCTTGTCAGAAAAATTGAAGAGACCGGGGCAGACATGGTAGTGGCCAGCCGCTGGGCCCCCGGGGGAGGCGCCGAGGGATACGACCCGCTCAAGTATTTCCTGAACCGGGGCTTCCAGGTGATATTCGGAGTGCTCTTCAGGACAAAGATTCATGACCTCACCCTTGGCTTCAAGCTTATGAAAAAAGAAGTGGCCAAGGGGATAATCTGGGAGGCGCCATTCCAGGACATCGGTGAAGAGACAACAGTGAAGCCCCTTCGTGCGGGATTCCGCGTCGAAGAGGTCCCTACAGTGTGGAAAAAGCGGGGTGCCGGGTCCTCGACCAACAACTTCACAAGGAACTTCCGCTATGTGAAGCTTGCCCTTGAGGTGCTGGGGACAAAACCTGAGAAGCTGCTGAAGAAAGGAGACATTTCATGA